One uncultured Draconibacterium sp. genomic window, TTAATGCACCTGAAGGACTTCGCTATGTTGTTCTCTTTTCATTCGCAGATGGTGAAAAAATGCGATTTATGGATAATAACATTTGTTTTGAGGTGGGTTCACTTATGGCTAGATTTCATAACATTACGGCGAATAAAACCATCAATAGAATAAACTATAATTCAGAATTACTTTTAAAAAAATCATATATCCAATTAACACAATTTTTTCCGGAAGATTTGACTGAAATGAAATATCTTAAAAAGATTGGAGTTGAAATTTCTAAAACCTTTCAAGAAATTAAACAATCCGAATTTCAAAATGGAATAATTCATCTTGACATTTGGTATGATAATATAGCTGTTAAGAATGACAGGGAAATTACCATTTTTGACTTTGACAATTGCGGAAATGGATTGTTTATTTTAGACATTGGTTATTTCTGTAAGCAACTATTCTTTATAGAATCAGACAAAAAACAATATGAATCAAAAGTTGAAAGTTTCCTAAATGGTTATCGAAAAGTTAGAGAACTTACAAAGAAAGAAATTAAATTAATTCCAGAAGCAGGTGCATCAATTTTTGCTTTTTATCTTGGAGTACAAGCACAGAGATTTGATTGGTCTAATATATTTCTGACTGAAAATTATCTAAAAATGTTTGTTGGAAGAATAGAATCTTGGATGGAATATTATAAAAGATAAGAAAATGTAAACTTAGGAAGTACATATTGCAGGGCGGGGTTCGGTGGTCCCGACGCTACGGTTCGGAATAAATTACGCTAAATTCAGATTCCTGTTTTACAGTTCAGCCAGTCGGTTGACTGACAGGAATTAGCTCCAACAGCTGCAATGACAACTTAAAATTTCCCGTTAAATCCAACGCTAAAAAATCCTCCCAATAAAATGGATAAATGACCGATATAAACTATTTTTAGAATCAAAACAACCTAAAATCGAAACTAAAAATGAAATCCAAAATTTTTGTATTCTTATTTCTACTAATAAGCACTAATTTATGCTTCGCTCAATCGGGTACATTAAATGTTGATTTCTCATCGGAAAACTGGAAAACATTTGGTGCTGCAGCTGTTCAAGAGTTTGAATCGGAAGTATCCACCAGTGTTTCTGATGGCGTTGGAATCGCGTATTTGGATGGAGTAAATTTTCAAAACGGCGTAATTGAATGTGACTTGTATTCTCCTTCTCCGAAAGCTTATTTAGGTATTGCTTTCAGGATTGGTTCGCTCACCAATTTCGAATGTATTTACTTTCAACCTCACACCAGCGGGAAAAGGGATGCCGTACAATACGACCCCATTTTTAATATGTCGGCTACGTGGCAGCTTTACAATGGAGAATCATATCAAGCTGTTGCAGATATTCCCACAAAAAAATGGTTTCATGTAAAAATTGAGTTAAAAGGCGATTTTGCAAAAGTGTATCTACACAATAATCCGGTTGAAGCATTAACTGTAAAACTAAAACACGATTTGCACCCGGGAAATGTTGGCGTTTACAGTTATCATCCGGCCATTTTCAAAAACCTCAAAATCACAAAATCAGGCCTAATGGATACTTTTATCGAACAGCCTGAAACAAGTAGTATAAATGAAACATACATTTCAAGCTGGTTAATATCTGAACCTTACGATAACTACGATTTTAAAATTGAAAAGCCCTTTTTAAACGATAATCTAATCACCGGCTTTCGTGAAATAGAAACGGAAGAAAATTATTTAATGAACCTAAACAGGCATTTTACAAAATCGAAAGCAAAAAACACAGTTTTGGCAAAAGTTTACCTGAATTCAAATAAAGCGCAAACAAAGAACTTCCATTTTGGATACAGCGACAGAATTAAGGTGTACCTGAATTCGAAGGAAGTGTTTACGGCAGAGAATGACTTCCGCGATTCGGAAAATTATGAGGACAGGGGATATGTTTCGGATAAACAGGAAACCATAGAATTGCCATTACTAAAGGGCGAAAACGAATTAATACTGGAAATAGCGGAAGATAAATTTGGCTGGGGATTTATTGCCCGATTTGAAGATTTGGAAGGAATTGAAATTAAAAAGCCGAACCGGGATAAATAGAATTTCTGCTAAAACATGGGCAAGCTTTTTGAAAAATGTATGAACTATCTCCGGGAAAAAATAATCTAATAATTGAATATTATCTTAGCTTGTAAACTCTGCAGGGTGATGATCCTTTTATAAGCTTAAAACTAAACCAAAATGAAAACAATACATCCAAAAACCGGCAAAGCAAACATCAAATCTGTTGTGTTGAATTTAGTGTGTTCTTTGTTGGTGCTATTGCTGTTTACAACAAACGCAACCAGTCAGAATAAACCGGAGATGGTGGCCGGAATTCCGATCAACTACGATGAGGCAAAAGTGGCTCCTTATACGCTTCCCGATCCACTGGTGCTGCAAAACGGAAAGCCGGTGGCCGACGCAAAAACCTGGTACAAAAAACGCCGAAATGAAATCCTCGGATTGTTTGAGTCAGAACAGTTTGGGAAATCTCCTGATCGGAAAAATATCAGCTTTAAGGTATTTGAAACAGGAACATCGGTGCTTGACGGAAAGGCAATCCGGAAACAGGTAACCATCTATTTTACAAGCGATACTTCCAATTACAAGGCCGACCTGCTACTGTACCTTCCGGCGCAGCTGAAAGAGCCGTCTCCCTTGTTGTTACAAATCAGTTTTTCGCCCAATTGTTTGGCCGTTGACGATCCGGGAGTAAAATGCGGAACCATGTGGAACAGGGAAGGGCAGAGGGTTTCGGCTTCGGAAGGCAGACGGTTTGGATCGTTTGATGTTGAAAAGTTTATTTCGAATGGAATTGGTTTTGCCACCATTTATTACGGCGACATTGAACCCGATTTTGCCGATGGTATTAAATATGGCATTAGAGGTCACTTTTTAAAACCGGGCACAACTTATCCCGCATCAGATGAATGGGGCGCTATTTCGGCATGGTCGTGGGGACTTAGCTGTGCTATGGATTACCTGGAAACTGACCCGCAGGTGAACCCGAAAAAAGTAGCCCTTTACGGCGTTTCTCGTTTGGGTAAAACCGTTTTATGGGCGGGTGCAAGCGACCAACGTTTTGGTATGGTAATCGCCAGTTGTTCGGGTGAAGGAGGAGCTGCCATTTCGCGCCGTCAGTATGGCGAAACCATAAAGCACATGATAGACAGCACCCGGTATTTTTATCAGTTTGCCGGTAACCGTGCCAAGTACGGCGACGACCCGAATACCTGTCCGGTTGATGCGCACATGTTGGTTGCGTTATTGGCGCCGCGCCCTTTGTTGCTTCAAACCGGCGACACCGATAACTGGTCGGACCCGAAAGGCGAATTTGCGGCTGCTGTGGCTGCTGAACCCGTTTATAACTTACTTGGGAAAAAAGGA contains:
- a CDS encoding phosphotransferase encodes the protein MSNFPVIASILSEKDLGEFVKDNYNLSENFQCKLFRTGVNHTYFVSGTKKKYVVRVYCYKWRTKTEIQEELRLLQLLKENNLSISFPISDKGNNLIQEINAPEGLRYVVLFSFADGEKMRFMDNNICFEVGSLMARFHNITANKTINRINYNSELLLKKSYIQLTQFFPEDLTEMKYLKKIGVEISKTFQEIKQSEFQNGIIHLDIWYDNIAVKNDREITIFDFDNCGNGLFILDIGYFCKQLFFIESDKKQYESKVESFLNGYRKVRELTKKEIKLIPEAGASIFAFYLGVQAQRFDWSNIFLTENYLKMFVGRIESWMEYYKR